One genomic region from Parerythrobacter aestuarii encodes:
- a CDS encoding GNAT family N-acetyltransferase — MSETAFVARVLGGVGEVEPAHWDALGGADNPFMSHAFLTAMEDSGSVGPGTGWQAAPIVIGSDSGVPLAALPAYLKGHSQGEYVFDHSWADAFQRAGGNYYPKLQIAAPFTPATGPRLLLADDALGVPLLRAAEQLCEQNGFSSAHATFVDPAQLPIFESAGWLLRSDIQFHWENRDYGSWDDFLDDLASRKRRALRKERKKAQEQVEIRHLTGAQITEAEWDAFWVFYQDTGARKWGTPYLTREAFSLLGERMADQLLLIFAYAGGRPIAGALNVIGKDALYGRYWGCTEHVPYLHFELCYYQAIDAAIARGLKRVEAGAQGGHKLARGYAPAKTWSAHWIADPGFREAVADFLERERHGVEVDQNHLDRRTPFRKGG; from the coding sequence GTGAGCGAGACAGCCTTTGTCGCGAGGGTGCTGGGCGGGGTCGGCGAGGTCGAGCCGGCGCATTGGGATGCGCTGGGCGGGGCGGACAATCCCTTCATGTCGCACGCTTTCCTGACCGCGATGGAAGATTCGGGGAGCGTGGGTCCCGGCACGGGCTGGCAGGCCGCGCCGATAGTCATCGGAAGTGATTCCGGTGTGCCGCTGGCGGCGCTCCCCGCTTACCTCAAAGGTCACAGCCAGGGCGAATATGTCTTCGACCACAGTTGGGCCGATGCCTTTCAGCGCGCGGGTGGGAACTATTACCCCAAGCTGCAGATCGCGGCACCTTTCACTCCGGCGACGGGTCCCCGCCTCTTGCTCGCCGACGATGCGCTGGGCGTCCCGCTGCTCCGCGCTGCCGAGCAATTGTGCGAGCAGAACGGGTTTTCCAGCGCGCATGCGACCTTCGTCGATCCCGCCCAGTTGCCGATCTTCGAATCTGCGGGTTGGCTGCTGCGGAGTGATATCCAGTTCCACTGGGAGAACCGCGACTACGGATCGTGGGACGATTTCCTCGATGACCTCGCCAGCCGCAAGCGCCGCGCCCTGCGCAAGGAACGCAAGAAAGCGCAGGAGCAGGTCGAGATCCGCCACCTTACTGGCGCTCAGATCACCGAAGCGGAATGGGATGCTTTCTGGGTCTTCTACCAGGACACTGGCGCACGAAAATGGGGCACACCCTATTTGACGCGCGAAGCCTTCTCATTGCTGGGAGAGCGAATGGCGGACCAGCTGCTGCTGATCTTCGCCTATGCCGGGGGGAGGCCAATTGCCGGGGCGCTCAATGTGATCGGCAAGGATGCGCTCTACGGCCGCTACTGGGGCTGCACCGAGCACGTGCCCTACCTGCATTTCGAGCTGTGCTACTATCAGGCGATAGATGCCGCGATTGCACGGGGCCTAAAGCGGGTCGAGGCGGGTGCCCAGGGCGGGCACAAGCTGGCACGGGGCTATGCCCCAGCCAAGACATGGTCAGCGCACTGGATCGCCGATCCGGGATTTCGCGAAGCCGTCGCCGATTTCCTCGAACGCGAGCGACATGGGGTCGAAGTCGACCAGAACCATCTCGACCGCAGGACGCCTTTTAGAAAAGGCGGGTAA
- a CDS encoding RidA family protein — protein sequence MSIEARLSKLGIVLPEAAAPVASYVPVVVQGGLAYVSGQVSFVDGVLLKGRLGEDVSLEDGMRAARGCGLMILAQLKAALGSLDRVERVVKLGGFVNSTPDFTDQPKVVNGASDLMLEVFGEAGKHARAAVGVPSLPLGVAVEVDAIVALAE from the coding sequence ATGAGCATCGAAGCCCGCCTGTCCAAACTGGGCATTGTTCTGCCTGAAGCCGCCGCTCCCGTGGCAAGCTATGTCCCGGTGGTGGTGCAGGGCGGTCTTGCCTATGTTTCCGGCCAGGTCTCCTTCGTTGACGGAGTGCTCCTCAAGGGGCGGCTCGGCGAAGACGTTTCGCTCGAAGACGGCATGCGCGCGGCACGCGGCTGTGGGCTGATGATCCTCGCTCAGCTCAAGGCCGCACTCGGCTCGCTCGACCGGGTGGAGCGGGTGGTCAAGCTGGGCGGTTTCGTCAATTCGACGCCCGACTTCACGGACCAGCCCAAGGTCGTCAACGGCGCGTCGGACCTGATGCTGGAAGTGTTCGGCGAGGCCGGCAAGCACGCCCGCGCGGCGGTCGGGGTGCCGTCGCTGCCGCTGGGGGTCGCGGTCGAAGTCGACGCGATCGTTGCGCTGGCGGAGTAA
- a CDS encoding PilZ domain-containing protein has product MPAVDTRNISRDSLFLMADLRLEGADSLERVKVRNLSAGGMMAEGSVRVMRGARLSVKLRNIEWVDGSVAWVQDNRFGIAFDHEVDPAQARSQPTSPDESTTPRFVRTAGFQPGYGEPDKLRKI; this is encoded by the coding sequence ATGCCTGCCGTCGATACGCGCAATATATCCCGCGACAGCCTGTTCCTGATGGCCGATCTGCGTCTGGAAGGGGCGGATTCGCTTGAACGGGTGAAAGTTCGCAACCTGTCTGCCGGCGGGATGATGGCGGAAGGTTCGGTCCGCGTAATGCGCGGGGCACGCCTGTCGGTCAAACTGCGCAATATCGAATGGGTCGATGGCAGCGTGGCATGGGTTCAGGATAACCGCTTCGGTATTGCCTTTGATCACGAAGTTGATCCGGCGCAGGCCCGCAGCCAGCCGACAAGCCCGGACGAATCGACAACGCCGCGCTTCGTGCGCACCGCCGGTTTCCAGCCCGGCTACGGCGAGCCCGACAAGCTGCGCAAAATCTGA
- a CDS encoding ABC transporter substrate-binding protein translates to MSCAGLLLAGCSSRADEGAVSVAVIGDKDDPFESGNRLSYAGQLVREATSEGLVAMDETGEVVPAIAERWIVTEDGLSFFFRIRGSDWPDGDELDAASVKASLERAIQSLEGTTLGLDLQKIDEIRVMADRVLEVRLRGPMPQFLQMLAQPELGLRLDGQGTGPMRRLEGDEQMRLQPIAPQFRGLPELRAWDDNVLDVVISGIPAQRAVDAFRNGELEIVLNGRMSSFPLAETGPLSSGTLRLDATVGLFGLSFRNARGLLATAERREALSMAIDRPRLLQAFNLAGWVPTTRIVAPGLPGDRRAAGERWTGQSLEERRGEARRRIAEWTSSAGTAARLSVSLPQGPGSNLLFEKLAEDFASIGVTLQRAQPGEAADLRLVDRLARYAGARWFLNQFNCDISQPVCSPDADVLVDQSLDAPTADEAANLLAGAEGAMNDAEVFIPFGAPIRWSLVRGGVGGFSENRWGRHPLFPLAIAPIS, encoded by the coding sequence ATGAGCTGTGCCGGCCTGCTGCTTGCAGGATGTTCATCGCGTGCGGATGAAGGCGCGGTCTCGGTCGCCGTGATCGGCGACAAGGACGATCCATTCGAGAGCGGAAACCGCCTGTCCTATGCCGGCCAGCTCGTGCGCGAGGCTACCAGCGAAGGGCTGGTGGCAATGGACGAAACCGGTGAAGTCGTCCCTGCAATTGCCGAACGCTGGATCGTGACGGAAGACGGGCTCAGCTTCTTCTTTCGTATACGCGGCTCGGACTGGCCCGATGGCGACGAACTTGATGCTGCTTCGGTGAAGGCTTCGCTGGAACGCGCCATCCAATCGCTTGAAGGTACCACGCTGGGCCTCGACCTGCAGAAGATTGACGAGATCCGGGTAATGGCGGATCGGGTCCTTGAGGTGCGCCTCCGTGGACCGATGCCGCAATTCCTCCAAATGCTGGCTCAGCCGGAACTTGGCTTGCGCCTTGACGGCCAGGGCACCGGGCCGATGCGAAGACTCGAAGGCGACGAGCAAATGCGGCTGCAGCCGATCGCTCCGCAGTTTCGGGGCTTGCCGGAGCTTCGGGCCTGGGATGACAATGTCCTCGACGTTGTAATATCGGGCATTCCAGCGCAGCGGGCGGTCGATGCATTCCGCAATGGTGAGCTCGAGATCGTGCTCAACGGTCGTATGTCCAGTTTCCCGTTGGCCGAGACTGGACCGCTTTCCAGTGGCACGTTGCGGCTCGATGCGACCGTCGGACTGTTTGGCCTTTCGTTCCGCAATGCCCGTGGGCTCCTTGCTACTGCGGAGCGGCGCGAAGCTCTGTCTATGGCGATAGACCGGCCGCGCTTGCTGCAAGCCTTCAACCTTGCTGGCTGGGTGCCGACGACCCGTATTGTCGCCCCGGGGCTGCCCGGCGACCGCCGTGCCGCTGGCGAGCGCTGGACCGGCCAGTCTCTGGAGGAACGGCGCGGCGAGGCGAGGAGGCGGATCGCAGAATGGACCAGTTCAGCCGGCACGGCCGCGCGCTTGTCCGTCTCATTGCCACAAGGCCCGGGTTCGAACCTGCTGTTTGAAAAGCTTGCGGAAGATTTCGCCAGCATCGGGGTGACGCTGCAGCGGGCCCAGCCCGGCGAGGCAGCCGACCTGCGCCTGGTTGACCGGCTGGCGCGGTATGCCGGTGCGCGCTGGTTTCTGAACCAGTTCAATTGCGACATTTCGCAACCCGTATGTTCGCCTGATGCAGACGTACTTGTCGACCAGTCGCTGGATGCTCCTACTGCCGATGAAGCGGCCAATCTGCTGGCCGGAGCGGAAGGAGCCATGAATGATGCCGAAGTGTTCATTCCGTTCGGGGCACCGATCCGTTGGTCACTCGTTCGCGGCGGGGTCGGGGGCTTCAGCGAAAACCGCTGGGGTCGTCACCCCTTGTTTCCCTTGGCAATCGCTCCCATATCTTAA
- a CDS encoding DUF3572 domain-containing protein encodes MPIIRAPSSPEHNPDDADALGLKALGWVLTEDTRAERLLALTGLTPDILRERLTDRTVLAAVLDFLANHEPDLMLAADALGVEPQVLLDAREQLTK; translated from the coding sequence TTGCCAATTATTCGCGCACCCTCTTCCCCGGAACACAATCCCGACGACGCAGATGCGCTGGGGCTGAAGGCGCTCGGCTGGGTGCTGACGGAGGATACGCGGGCTGAACGCCTGCTTGCGCTGACGGGCCTGACACCCGATATCCTGCGTGAACGGTTGACCGATCGCACCGTGCTCGCTGCGGTCCTCGATTTTCTAGCCAATCACGAGCCGGACCTGATGCTCGCCGCCGACGCCCTTGGCGTAGAACCGCAGGTCCTGCTCGATGCCCGGGAGCAGCTCACGAAATGA
- a CDS encoding HAD family hydrolase, which yields MSRPLVISDCDEVLLHMVTHFRDFLDEEHGIDFALDNGDWGKALSYQASGALVEPVDIWKYLNLFFDHEMDRQDPIRGAVESINTIAEQADVVILTNLLDERRDKRAEQLLRYGIQAPVYTNQGPKGPALAKILEERQPTKALFIDDLAQHHGSAAETVPHVTRLHLCGEPAIAPHIACGEKAGHAHARIDEWEHALPWILERLEE from the coding sequence ATGAGCCGACCACTTGTGATTTCCGACTGTGACGAAGTGCTGCTGCACATGGTCACTCATTTCCGCGACTTCCTCGATGAAGAGCACGGGATCGACTTCGCGCTCGACAATGGCGATTGGGGCAAGGCGTTGAGCTACCAGGCCAGCGGCGCGCTGGTCGAACCGGTCGATATCTGGAAGTATCTCAACCTGTTCTTCGACCATGAGATGGACCGGCAGGATCCCATTCGCGGCGCGGTGGAATCGATCAATACCATTGCCGAGCAGGCCGACGTGGTGATCCTTACCAACCTGCTCGACGAACGGCGCGACAAGCGGGCCGAGCAGCTACTGCGCTATGGGATTCAAGCCCCGGTCTATACCAACCAGGGGCCCAAGGGCCCGGCGCTGGCGAAGATCCTCGAGGAACGCCAGCCCACCAAAGCGCTGTTCATCGACGACCTGGCCCAGCATCATGGCTCGGCAGCGGAGACCGTTCCGCATGTCACCCGCCTGCACCTGTGCGGAGAACCGGCCATTGCGCCGCATATCGCCTGCGGGGAGAAAGCGGGCCACGCCCACGCCCGCATCGACGAATGGGAGCATGCGCTTCCGTGGATCCTCGAACGCCTGGAGGAATGA
- a CDS encoding SEL1-like repeat protein: MKLTAIESSNEATEATVAESLVIAQCLAAAAAGETIALFDLGVIYSTGSHGAQYDLIEAHKWFNLAASRGHEEAAWCRADISDEMTAREIAEAQRRARDWLAAERKAA; this comes from the coding sequence ATGAAACTGACTGCAATCGAAAGCAGCAACGAGGCAACCGAGGCAACGGTCGCAGAGAGCCTCGTCATCGCACAATGCCTGGCAGCCGCCGCTGCTGGTGAAACGATAGCGTTGTTCGATCTGGGCGTAATCTATTCGACCGGCAGCCATGGCGCGCAGTATGATCTCATCGAAGCACATAAGTGGTTCAACCTCGCTGCTTCGCGCGGGCATGAGGAAGCCGCTTGGTGCCGGGCTGATATCTCCGACGAAATGACCGCCCGCGAAATCGCTGAAGCCCAGCGTCGCGCACGTGACTGGCTTGCGGCGGAACGCAAGGCTGCCTGA
- a CDS encoding glycerophosphodiester phosphodiesterase family protein: MATRPVPDWLTQWEYAHRGLHGPSVPENSLAGTKLAVEAGMGIECDIQRSADDWPMVFHDWDLLRLTGKDGLTEGATGVELKQLRYLDSDESPATLGELLALVAGRVPLLIEIKSKRGYDVEQTCREVSRCLEGYSGKHAVMSFDPRVARWFRRHSPQTVAGLVMREDEHGYTQKRWQRRLAFAIAKPDFLAYHIAALPNAWIAGLRAKGLPVLTWTVNSPETRARALLHADSLIAEGEGLA, translated from the coding sequence GTGGCAACGCGCCCGGTTCCCGATTGGCTGACGCAGTGGGAATATGCCCATCGTGGGCTGCATGGACCCAGTGTCCCCGAAAATTCATTGGCGGGGACGAAGCTGGCGGTCGAAGCGGGCATGGGGATCGAATGCGATATCCAGCGCAGCGCCGACGACTGGCCGATGGTGTTCCACGATTGGGACTTGCTTCGGCTGACCGGCAAGGACGGTCTGACGGAAGGTGCGACTGGGGTCGAGCTCAAGCAATTGCGCTATCTCGACAGCGATGAAAGCCCGGCGACGCTGGGCGAACTGCTCGCACTGGTGGCCGGGCGCGTGCCCTTGCTGATCGAGATAAAGTCCAAGCGCGGCTATGATGTCGAGCAGACCTGTCGCGAGGTCAGCCGATGTCTGGAGGGCTACTCGGGCAAGCATGCGGTGATGAGTTTCGACCCGCGTGTCGCACGCTGGTTCCGCAGGCATTCGCCGCAAACGGTGGCCGGACTGGTGATGCGCGAGGACGAACACGGCTACACGCAGAAGCGCTGGCAACGGCGGCTGGCCTTCGCCATCGCGAAGCCCGATTTCCTCGCTTACCATATCGCGGCGCTGCCCAATGCTTGGATCGCCGGATTGCGCGCCAAGGGCCTGCCGGTGCTGACCTGGACCGTGAATTCGCCGGAGACCCGGGCGCGGGCTTTGCTCCATGCCGACTCTCTGATTGCGGAAGGTGAGGGCCTGGCGTGA
- the spt gene encoding serine palmitoyltransferase — MSEGISQPDQPAETEGGEKDLFSKFDDIIALRSGLLASGQEDPFSLVMEKVLSPTRAICNGRDTILLGTYNYMGMTFDPEVIEAGEQALRDFGSGTTGSRVLNGTYQGHKECEDALREFYDMDHAMVFSTGYQANLGIISTIAGKGDYIILDIDSHASIWDGCAMGNAEVVPFKHNDIEALEKRLRRIPEGAGKLVVLEGVYSMLGDIAPLKEMVEISKKYGAMVLVDEAHSMGFIGEHGRGVCEQAGIVDQCDFIIGTFSKSVGTVGGFCVSNHPKFEIMRLVCRPYVFTASLPPSVVATAATSIRKLMHGSNKRAHLWENSKTLHKGLTDLGFELGTKEPQSAIVAVIMPDLQKGAAMWEALLKEGLYVNLARPPATPANMTLLRCSLCAEHSEEEVQTILGMFERAGKATGII, encoded by the coding sequence ATGAGCGAAGGCATTTCGCAGCCGGACCAGCCGGCCGAAACCGAAGGCGGGGAAAAGGACCTGTTCTCCAAGTTCGACGACATCATCGCGCTGCGCAGCGGCTTGCTCGCCAGCGGGCAGGAAGACCCGTTCAGCCTGGTGATGGAGAAAGTGCTCTCGCCGACCCGGGCCATCTGCAACGGGCGCGACACAATCCTGCTCGGCACTTACAACTACATGGGCATGACTTTCGATCCGGAAGTGATCGAAGCGGGCGAACAGGCACTGCGCGATTTCGGCAGCGGCACCACCGGCAGCCGCGTACTCAACGGTACCTACCAGGGCCACAAGGAATGCGAGGACGCCCTGCGCGAGTTCTATGACATGGACCACGCAATGGTGTTCTCTACCGGCTACCAGGCCAATCTCGGGATCATCAGCACGATCGCCGGCAAGGGCGATTACATCATCCTCGACATCGATAGCCATGCGTCGATCTGGGATGGCTGCGCGATGGGCAATGCCGAAGTCGTGCCGTTCAAGCACAACGATATCGAAGCCTTGGAAAAGCGCCTCAGGCGAATTCCGGAGGGCGCGGGCAAGCTGGTTGTGCTGGAAGGCGTCTATTCCATGCTCGGCGATATCGCCCCGCTCAAGGAGATGGTCGAGATCTCCAAGAAATACGGTGCCATGGTGCTGGTCGACGAAGCGCATTCGATGGGCTTCATCGGTGAGCATGGCCGCGGTGTGTGCGAGCAGGCCGGGATCGTCGACCAGTGCGATTTCATCATCGGCACTTTCTCCAAGAGCGTCGGCACGGTCGGCGGCTTCTGCGTCTCCAACCATCCCAAGTTCGAGATCATGCGGCTGGTGTGCCGGCCCTATGTCTTCACCGCGTCGCTCCCGCCCAGCGTGGTGGCGACGGCGGCGACCTCGATCCGCAAGCTCATGCACGGCTCCAACAAGCGCGCGCATCTGTGGGAGAATTCCAAGACCCTGCACAAGGGGCTGACCGATCTCGGCTTCGAGCTCGGCACGAAGGAACCGCAGAGCGCGATTGTCGCTGTCATCATGCCGGACCTGCAGAAAGGTGCGGCGATGTGGGAAGCGCTGCTGAAGGAAGGGCTTTACGTCAACCTCGCGCGCCCGCCGGCGACGCCCGCCAACATGACGCTGCTGCGCTGTTCGCTGTGCGCCGAGCATAGCGAAGAGGAAGTGCAGACCATCCTCGGCATGTTCGAGCGCGCCGGCAAGGCGACCGGGATCATCTGA
- a CDS encoding response regulator → MAKRILVVEDNDLNRKLFCDVLRAKGHEVLPCADGNNVLSSAREFGPDLTIMDIQLPNISGVELIAAMKKDPTLATIPVLAVTAYAGKGDEERIRDAGAADYLSKPVSIGPFMAAVDQLL, encoded by the coding sequence GTGGCAAAGAGAATACTCGTTGTCGAGGATAACGACCTAAACCGGAAATTGTTCTGCGATGTGTTGCGGGCCAAGGGGCACGAGGTGTTGCCGTGTGCCGATGGCAACAACGTGCTCTCGTCCGCGCGCGAGTTCGGCCCCGACCTAACCATCATGGATATCCAGCTGCCCAATATCTCCGGCGTCGAGCTGATCGCGGCGATGAAGAAGGATCCTACTCTGGCAACGATCCCGGTGCTCGCCGTCACTGCCTATGCCGGCAAGGGCGACGAAGAGCGCATTCGCGATGCCGGGGCGGCCGATTACCTGTCCAAGCCGGTCTCGATCGGTCCGTTCATGGCAGCGGTAGATCAGCTGTTGTAA
- the dksA gene encoding RNA polymerase-binding protein DksA has product MAVKAHEDSEILKAAKSKLEADYVPSDDEPYMNEKQQDYFRMLLLEWKKSIHSAAGATLQSLQDGPIREPDLNDRASSETDWGIELRTRDRQRKLISKIDSALRRIDQGEYGYCEVTGDPIGLRRLIARPVATMTVEAQEAHERREKISRDD; this is encoded by the coding sequence ATGGCCGTAAAGGCACATGAAGACAGCGAGATTCTGAAAGCGGCAAAGAGCAAGCTGGAAGCGGATTATGTCCCCAGCGATGACGAGCCGTATATGAATGAAAAGCAGCAGGATTACTTTCGCATGCTGCTGCTCGAATGGAAGAAATCGATCCATTCTGCAGCCGGTGCGACGCTACAGTCCTTGCAAGATGGCCCTATCCGTGAGCCCGACCTCAACGATCGTGCATCGAGCGAGACCGACTGGGGCATCGAGCTGCGCACACGTGATCGCCAGCGTAAACTGATATCCAAGATCGATTCCGCGCTGCGTCGCATCGACCAGGGCGAATACGGCTACTGCGAAGTGACCGGCGACCCGATCGGGCTGAGGAGGCTCATAGCCCGCCCGGTTGCCACCATGACTGTCGAAGCGCAGGAAGCTCACGAACGCCGCGAGAAAATCTCGCGCGACGACTGA
- a CDS encoding acyl carrier protein: MDRADVDSRIRTLIDPFNKKGVTITDASTFQNDLEFDSLTVMDFVAEIEDEFDIIISMNQQAEIENYGQLVDAVTKMASE; the protein is encoded by the coding sequence ATGGATCGCGCCGACGTCGATAGCCGCATTCGCACTCTCATCGACCCCTTCAACAAGAAAGGCGTCACTATCACCGATGCCTCGACCTTCCAGAACGACCTGGAATTCGACAGCCTTACAGTGATGGATTTCGTGGCCGAGATCGAAGACGAGTTCGACATCATCATCTCCATGAACCAGCAGGCCGAGATCGAGAATTACGGCCAGCTGGTGGATGCCGTCACCAAGATGGCGAGCGAATAA